The Amycolatopsis sp. QT-25 genomic sequence AACCCATCGCGACGGCGAGTTCGTCGGTGCAGGCGGCCGGTCCACCCCATTCCGCCAGGCCACAGCGCAGCACCGTGCGCTCGTCACGCGTCAAGTCGATCGCCATCGGGGCATCCGTATCCACCGGTCGATGATGCCTCAGCCGCGTTCGCGCATCCGGGTGGAACATAACTGGCCGGTAACTTACCTCTGGTCAGAAGTGGTGGCCGAGGTTACAGTCGAAGGTGTGACTGCCAGTAACACCACCACTGAAGACGACTTCGACTACGACGTGATCGTCGTCGGTTCCGGGTTCGGCGGGAGTGTCGCCGCCCTTCGCCTGACCGAGAAGGGCTACCGCGTCGCCGTCATCGAGGCGGGCCGCCGCTTCGCGGACGACGAGTTCGCGAAGACGTCCTGGGACCTTCGCCGCTACGTCTGGGCGCCTCAGGTCGGCTGCTTCGGCATCCAGCGCATCCACATGCTCAAGGACGTCATGGTGCTCGCCGGCGCGGGCGTCGGCGGCGGCTCGCTGGTCTACGCGAACACGCTGTACCGCCCGCTGAAGCCGTTCTACGTCGACCCGCAGTGGTCCCACATCACCGACTGGGAGTCCGAACTCGGTCCGCACTACGACCAGGCCAGCCGCATGCTGGGCGTCGTCACCAACCCCAGCGTCACGCCGTCGGACGTCGTGATGAAGGGCGTCGCCGAAGACATGGGCGTGGCCGACTCGTACCACCCGACGCCGGTCGGCGTGTACTTCGGCAAGCCGGGGGAGCGCGCCGAGGATCCGTACTTCGGCGGCGCGGGCCCGGCGCGCACCGGCTGTACCGAATGCGGCGCCTGTATGACCGGCTGCCGCGTCGGCGCCAAGAACACGCTGGTCAAGAACTACCTGTACCTCGCGGAGAAGGACGGCGCGAAGGTCGTCCCGCTCACCACCGTGAGCGCGATCAGCCCGCTGAACGCAGGTGGGTACGAGGTGAGCATCAAGAAGACCGGGACCACCTCGCGCAGGTTCCGGCACAAGCTCACCGCCGCGCACGTGGTGCTCGCCGCCGGCACGTGGGGCACGCAGAACCTGCTCCACGGCATGCGCGACACCGCCAAGCTGCCGAAGCTGTCGCCGCGCCTCGGTGAGCTGACCCGCACCAACTCCGAGGCCATCATCGGCGCCGCCCGCACCTCCGTCGACGAGGAACGGAACTTCAGCCGAGGTGTCGCGATCACGTCGTCGATCCACCCCGACGACAACACGCACATCGAGCCCGTCCGCTACGGCAAGGGCAGCAACGCGATGAGCCTGCTCCAGACCATCGCCACCGAAGGCGATTCGGCGGTCCCGCGCTGGCGTCAGGCCGTGAACTTCATGGTCAAGCACCCCGTCCAGACCGTGAAGCTGCTCAACGGCTACCGCTGGAGCGAGCGCACGGTGATCCTGCTGGTGATGCAGAGCCTCGACAACTCCATCACCACCTACACCAAGCGCGGGCTCTTCGGCCGCCGCAAGTACACCTCCAAACAGGGCCACGGCGAGCCGAACCCCAGCTTCATCCCCGCCGGGCACGCGGCCAACCTCCGCACCGCCGAGCGCATCGGCGGGATGGCGGGCGGCACCTGGGGGGAGATCTTCGACATCCCGCTGACGGCGCATTTCATCGGCGGCGCCCCCATCGGCACCTCCCCCGACAACGGCGTGATCGATCCGTACCACCGCGTCTTCAACTACCCCGGCTTGTCCATCGTGGATGGTTCGGCGATCACGGCGAACCTCGGCGTGAACCCTTCGCTGACCATCACCGCGCAGGCCGAGCGGGCCTTCTCGTTCTGGCCCAACAAGGGTGAGCGGGACAGCAGGCCGGCACAGGACTCACCGTACGCGCGGCTGGAGCCGATCGCACCGAAGAACCCGGCCGTTCCGGCGGACGCGCCGGCGGCGCTTCGGCGGTAACTTGGGGGCGTGACAGCCTCCGAACGGGCACTCGCCCTGCTGAACCGAGTCCGCGCCCTGCACGACGAATGGGAGCGCGTCGTGCGCGGGATGGACGAGGAGGCCGTGCGCGGCCCCAGCGCGCTGCCCGGCTGGACGCGGGCGCATCTGCTGTCCCACCTCGCGCGTAACGCCGACGGCCTGGTCAACCTGCTCACCTGGGCGAAATCGGGCGTCGAAACACCGATGTACCTCGGTGAAACGGTCAGGGACCGCGACATCGAGAAGGGGGCGTACCGGTCCGTCGAGGAGATCGCCGAGGACGTCGTCGGCTCCGCCGCGCGTTGGGTCGAGGTCGCCGAGAGCCTGCCGGACGACGCGTGGCAGGCCAGGGTGCGGGCCAGGCAGGGGCGTGAGATCCCGGCGGAGTTCGTGCTCTGGCTCCGCCTCTCCGAGACCTCGATCCATCTCGCCGATCTCGACCTCGGCTACGATTTCGCCCGCGTCGCCGAGCTGCTCGGCGACGAGTTCGACACCGTCGTCGGCAACGCCATCGGAATGTACGGCGGCGAACTGCCCGCCGTGCTCCTGGTCGCCGCCGAAGACGACGGGTATCGCCACGAGTGGCGGATGAGCGAAGGGGAACTGACGACGCTGACCGGGACCCGCGGCGAAGTGCTCGCCTGGATCACCGGCCGCAGCGATGGATCCTCTTTGGACGGTACCGTGCCGACGCTCCCGCGCTGGCTGTGACGGCACCGTGGAAGAGGAAAGCATGCACACCTTCGGGGGTGGGGCCGCAACCTGCCCGTCCCTCGGGCGTCCAACGGGCATGAAGCTGGAGAGAAGGGCGTTCCTCAAGCTCGCCGGCGCGACCGTGGCGGGGGCGGCCGCGACGGCGTGTTCCGCCGCGCCTCCCGCGCAGGCGCCCAGTTCGGCGCCCGGTACGCCCTTGCCGCCGAGCACCAGCGTCACGCCGCCGTCCGGCCCGCCGGACTGGGCCGCGCTGCGGAACAAGGTCTCCCTGCTGCTGCCGGGGGATTCCGGTTACGACAACGCCAAGCGTGTGTTCAATCCGGCCTTCGACGGTCTCAACCCCGCCGCTCTCGCGAAATGCGCCAAACCCGAAGACGTGCAAGCCGCCGTCTCCGCCGCCGCGCGGCGGGTTCCCATCGCCGCGCGCGGTGGCGGGCACAGCTACGCCGGTTACTCGGTTCCCGACGGTGGCTTGATGATCGACCTCGGCGAAATGTCCTCAGTGGACGTTCAAGGGGACCGGGTCGTGATCGGTGCGGGCGCGAAGCTGAAGGACGTCTACGCCACGCTCGGCGGCTCGGGACGTTGCCTGCCGGCGGGTTCGTGTCCCAGTGTCGGAATCGCCGGGCTGACGCTCGGGGGCGGAATCGGCGTGCTCGCCCGTAAATACGGCCTCACCTGTGATCATCTGGTGTCCGCGCGTATCGTCACGGCGGACGGGCAACTCCGGACGGCGTCGGCGGATTCCGAACCGGAACTGTTCTGGGCGTTGCGTGGCGGGGGAGGCGGCAATTTCGGTGTCGTCACCTCGTTCACCTTCCGCACGGATCCGGCGCCGCCGGTGGTTTCGGTGTTCTCCCTGCACTTTCCGGCAGGCAGCGCGGACGACGTCGTCGCCGAATGGCAGCGCTGGCTTCCCGGAGCGCCGCCGGAGTTGTGGGCGAACGTCGTGCTGTCCGGTGGGTCCTCGGTCGGTGTACGTGTTTCCGGTTGCTACGTCGGCGATTCCGCTTCTTTGGGCAAATTACTGGACGGATTCTCCGGTGGGACGCGTTCGGTCAAGCAACTCGACTATCTCGGCGCGATGAAGTACTTCTCCGGCGGTGAGAGTCGGCAGTCCTTCGCGGCCTCTTCGCGGATCCTCAATGAACCGGTGGAACCCGCCAAGCTGACGTCCGTCCTCAAGGGCAGGAGCGGAATGGACCTGCTGGTCGACGGTCTCGGCGGCGCGGTCGCCGATCTCGCCCCGGACGCCACCGCGTTCTGGCATCGGAAGGCGCTCGGCAGTGTGCAGATCTACGCTCAAGCGGACACCGGTAACCGGTCCGCGGCAACGGATTCCGTCGCGGAAGTGGTGACGGGGCTCGGCCTGGGCGGGGGCTACGTCAACTACATCGACCCCGCCCTGCCCGACTGGATGACGGCCTACTACGGCGGCAACGCCCCTCGCCTCAAGCAGGTGGCGAAAACCTACGACCCGGACAAGGTGTTCGGCTTCGCGCAGGCCGTCACCCCGGACTAGAGGTCGATGCCGGTGAAGACGGTGACCCGTTCTTCGGTGAGGTCGTGCATCGCGGCGAGGACGCCTTCCCTGCCGACACCCGATCCCTTGACGCCGCCGTACGGCATTTGGTCCGCGCGGTAGCTCGGGACGTCGCCGATGATCACGCCGCCGACTTCGAGTTCCGTCGACGCGTAGAAGGCGAGATGCACGTCGCGGGTGAACACTCCGGCCTGCAAGCCGTAGGCGGATTCGTTGACCGAGGCGAAAGCCTCGTCGACACCGTCCACAATGGACATAGCGAGCACCGGCCCGAAGATCTCCTCCGCCCAGGCCTTCGTGGACGGTGGCACGTCGGTGAGCACGGTCGGCTCCACCGTCGCGCCTTCTCGGTTGCCGCCGGTGAGGATCTTCGCGCCCGCGGCGACGGCCTCGTCGATCCAGGCGACGATCCGCTGCGCGGCGGCCTCGTCGACGACCGGGCCCACGTCGGTGTTCTTGTCGTACGGGTCACCGGTGCGCTGTGCCCGCACGGCTTCCACCAAGGCGGGCACGAATTCCTCGGCGACCTCACGTTCGACGACGACCCGTTGCACGGCGATGCAGGACTGCCCGGCCTGGTAGTTGCCGAAGGTCGCGATGCGCTCCGCGGCGCCTTCCGGATCCGGCCAGTCGCGCAGGACGACGGCGGCCGCGTTGCCGCCGAGTTCGAGCACCACGTGCTTACGCGGCGCGGCGTCCGCCAGCGACCAGCCGACCGGACCCGAACCGGTGAACGAAACGACCGGCAACCGAGGATCCGAGACCAGCGCCGAGGTCTCCTCGTTGCCGAGCGGCAGCACCGAGAACGCGCCTTCCGGCAGGTCCGTCTCGGCCAGGATCTCACCGAGGATCAGCGCGGACAGCGGCGTGCGCGGCGCGGGTTTGACGATGATCGGCGCGCCGACCGCGAGCGACGGCGCGACCTTGTGCGCCACCAGGTTCAGCGGGAAGTTGAACGGTGCGATACCCAGCACCGGGCCGCGCGGAACGCGGCGAGTGAGCGCCAGCCTGCCTTCCCCCGCCGGGTCGGTGTCCAGGCGCTGCAGGTCGCCGCTGAACCGGCGGGCCTCCTCGGCGGCGATCCGGAACACCGACACCGCGCGCCGCACCTCGGCGTCGGCCCACTTGAGCGGTTTGCCGTTCTCGGCGGTGATGACCTCGGCGATCTCCTCGGCCCGGCCGGCGATGACCCGCGAAACGTGGTCGAGTGCCGCGGCCCGGCTGTGCGCCGAAGACCGGCGGAACTCCTTCGCGACGCTCGCCGCCGCGCTCACCGCCCGTTCGACCTGCTCCGGTCCGGGCACCGCGATGGTGGCGACTTCGCTGCCGTCGTAGGGATGGTGCACGGTGACCGTCGAAGCGCCCTGCTCGGGGCGTCCGGCGATCCAGGCCGGGCGCGGCTCCGTGGTGATCTCGTCCATGAGTGAGAAGGTATTCCAGTCAGGGCTTGACGAGCACCTTGAGCGCTTCGCGGTCCGCCATGGCGCGATAGCCGTCGGGGACTTCTTCGAGACCGATGGTCCGGTCGAAGACCTTGCCCGGCTGATACCGGCCCTCGACGACGTCGTCGAGCAGCTCGGGGATGTAGTGGCGCGCGGGTGCCACGCCGCCGGTGACGGTGATGTTGCGGCGGAAGAGCGACGGGCCGATCGGGCCCTCGGCGTACTGCGGCACGCCGACGCGGCTGACCGTGCCGCCGGGGCGGACCGCGCCGACGCCCATCTCGAAGGCCGGCTTCGTGCCGACGCATTCGAGGACGGTGTGCGTGCCTTCACCGCTTGTCAGCTCTCGCACCTTCTCGATGCCTTCGTCACCGCGCTCGGCTACGACGTCTGTCGCACCGAACTCGCGGCCGAGGTCCGTGCGGGTCCGGTGACGGCCCATCAGGATGATGCGCTCGGCGCCGAGGCGCTTCGCCGCGAGAACCGCGGAGAGACCGACGGCGCCGTCGCCGATGACAGTGACGGTGGTGCGTTCGTTCACGCGCGCCTTGACCGCGGCGTGGTGGCCGGTCGCGAACACGTCGGAGAGGGTGAGGAACGAGGCGAGCAGGTCGTCGTCCTCGGTGTGCGGCAGTTTCACCAGCGTGCCGTCGGCCTGCGGGACGCGGACGACCTCGCCCTGCCCGGCGTCGACGCCCTTCGCGCCCCAGTTGCCGCCGTGCAGGCAGGAGGTGTGGAGGCCTTCGCGGCAGAACTGACAGGTGTTGTCGGAGTAGACGAACGGCGCGACGGCCAGGTCTCCCGGTTCGAGGGTGGTGACGTCGGAGCCGACGGCCTCGACGACGCCGAGGAACTCGTGGCCGATCCGGACGCCGCGGTCGCGCGCGGGCATGCTGCCGTACGGCCAGAGATCGCTGCCGCAGATGCAGGAGCGGACCACGCGGAGGAGGGCGTCGGTCGGTTCGCTCAGCTTCGGGTCCGGGACGGTCTCGACGCGCACGTCGCCGGCGCCGTAGATGAGAGTCGCTCGCAAGACGGGTCCTTTCCTCGGCTGGCCCCAGTATGGGCGCGTCGCGTTCAGCCCGCTAAACGCGATCTGTTCGCGGGCGTGACCGATAGGGCCTTCGGCTTCGCCTCAGGGACGCTCGAGGTCTTCGGCGGTGAGACTGTGGACGCCGTCCCGCCAGCGCGCGTAGACGTCGTCCAGTAGTCGTCGAGCAGTCCTCGACGGATTCCCAAAGGTATTCGTCGTCGGTCAGAGTGCCCAGCCTGGGCCGGAGGTGCCGCGTCCAGTGCCAGTCGAGCTGTGCGGAGAGTTCCTTGCTCCAGCCGATGCCCATGTCCCGGACGTCAGGACGCCTCGCGGTCGTCCACCGTCCTGAATCGGGAGGGGGTTGGCGGCGAGGTGACCCGGCCCACCTGGGACGATGGAGAGGAAGCGTACTGCTCTGCTCTGGAGGTTTCAGGTGCCCAGTCCCACCGGTCCGGTAGTCGTCGTGGACTTCGGGGCGCAGTACGCGCAACTGATCGCGCGCCGCGTGCGCGAGGCGCAGGTGTACTCCGAGGTCGTCCCGCACACCGCCGCCGCCGACGACATCCTCGCCAAGGACCCCGCCGCCATCATCCTTTCCGGTGGTCCTTCCAGCGTGTACGCGGAGAACGCCCCCGCGCTCGCTCCCGGACTGGTCGACGCGGGCGTGCCGATCTTCGGGATCTGCTATGGCCATCAGGTGCTCGCGCAGGCCCTCGGCGGCACGGTCGAGCCGACCGGGATCCGCGAGTTCGGCCGCACCGAAGTCCGCGTCGCCGGTGAAGGCGGTGTGCTGCACGCCGGCCTCCCGGACAACCAGCCCGCCTGGATGAGCCACAACGACAGCGTCACCAAGGCCCCCGAGGGCGCTACCGTGACCGCTTCGAGTGACGGCGCCGCCGTTGCCGGGTTCGAAGACGTCGAGCGCCGTTTCGCCGGCGTGCAGTACCACCCCGAGGTGCACCACTCGCCGCACGGCCAGGAGGTGCTCCGCCGCTTCCTGCACGACATCGCGGGCATCAAGCCGCAGTGGACGACGTCGTCCATCGTCGACGACCAGGTCCGGCGTATCGCCGAGCAGGTCGGCGACGGCCGGGCGATCTGCGGGCTCTCCGGCGGCGTCGACTCCGCCGTGGCCGCCGCGCTGGTCCAGCGTGCCATCGGTGACCGGCTGACCTGCGTGTTCGTCGACCACGGCCTCCTACGCTCCGGCGAGCGCACCCAGGTCGAACGTGATTTCGTCGCGGCGACCGG encodes the following:
- a CDS encoding FAD-binding oxidoreductase, which gives rise to MKLERRAFLKLAGATVAGAAATACSAAPPAQAPSSAPGTPLPPSTSVTPPSGPPDWAALRNKVSLLLPGDSGYDNAKRVFNPAFDGLNPAALAKCAKPEDVQAAVSAAARRVPIAARGGGHSYAGYSVPDGGLMIDLGEMSSVDVQGDRVVIGAGAKLKDVYATLGGSGRCLPAGSCPSVGIAGLTLGGGIGVLARKYGLTCDHLVSARIVTADGQLRTASADSEPELFWALRGGGGGNFGVVTSFTFRTDPAPPVVSVFSLHFPAGSADDVVAEWQRWLPGAPPELWANVVLSGGSSVGVRVSGCYVGDSASLGKLLDGFSGGTRSVKQLDYLGAMKYFSGGESRQSFAASSRILNEPVEPAKLTSVLKGRSGMDLLVDGLGGAVADLAPDATAFWHRKALGSVQIYAQADTGNRSAATDSVAEVVTGLGLGGGYVNYIDPALPDWMTAYYGGNAPRLKQVAKTYDPDKVFGFAQAVTPD
- a CDS encoding maleylpyruvate isomerase N-terminal domain-containing protein; the protein is MTASERALALLNRVRALHDEWERVVRGMDEEAVRGPSALPGWTRAHLLSHLARNADGLVNLLTWAKSGVETPMYLGETVRDRDIEKGAYRSVEEIAEDVVGSAARWVEVAESLPDDAWQARVRARQGREIPAEFVLWLRLSETSIHLADLDLGYDFARVAELLGDEFDTVVGNAIGMYGGELPAVLLVAAEDDGYRHEWRMSEGELTTLTGTRGEVLAWITGRSDGSSLDGTVPTLPRWL
- a CDS encoding aldehyde dehydrogenase family protein — protein: MDEITTEPRPAWIAGRPEQGASTVTVHHPYDGSEVATIAVPGPEQVERAVSAAASVAKEFRRSSAHSRAAALDHVSRVIAGRAEEIAEVITAENGKPLKWADAEVRRAVSVFRIAAEEARRFSGDLQRLDTDPAGEGRLALTRRVPRGPVLGIAPFNFPLNLVAHKVAPSLAVGAPIIVKPAPRTPLSALILGEILAETDLPEGAFSVLPLGNEETSALVSDPRLPVVSFTGSGPVGWSLADAAPRKHVVLELGGNAAAVVLRDWPDPEGAAERIATFGNYQAGQSCIAVQRVVVEREVAEEFVPALVEAVRAQRTGDPYDKNTDVGPVVDEAAAQRIVAWIDEAVAAGAKILTGGNREGATVEPTVLTDVPPSTKAWAEEIFGPVLAMSIVDGVDEAFASVNESAYGLQAGVFTRDVHLAFYASTELEVGGVIIGDVPSYRADQMPYGGVKGSGVGREGVLAAMHDLTEERVTVFTGIDL
- the guaA gene encoding glutamine-hydrolyzing GMP synthase; the encoded protein is MPSPTGPVVVVDFGAQYAQLIARRVREAQVYSEVVPHTAAADDILAKDPAAIILSGGPSSVYAENAPALAPGLVDAGVPIFGICYGHQVLAQALGGTVEPTGIREFGRTEVRVAGEGGVLHAGLPDNQPAWMSHNDSVTKAPEGATVTASSDGAAVAGFEDVERRFAGVQYHPEVHHSPHGQEVLRRFLHDIAGIKPQWTTSSIVDDQVRRIAEQVGDGRAICGLSGGVDSAVAAALVQRAIGDRLTCVFVDHGLLRSGERTQVERDFVAATGVNLVTVDARDRFLDALAGVTDPEEKRKIIGREFIRVFEQAERDLKAKGDYKFLVQGTLYPDVVESGGGEGAANIKSHHNVGGLPDDLQFELVEPLRLLFKDEVRRVGLELGLPETIVRRQPFPGPGLGIRIIGAVDAERLETLRAADAIAREELTAAGLDGEIWQCPVVLLADVRSVGVQGDGRTYGHPIVLRPVSSEDAMTADWTRLPYEVLERISTRITNEVAEVNRVVLDVTSKPPGTIEWE
- a CDS encoding zinc-dependent alcohol dehydrogenase family protein yields the protein MRATLIYGAGDVRVETVPDPKLSEPTDALLRVVRSCICGSDLWPYGSMPARDRGVRIGHEFLGVVEAVGSDVTTLEPGDLAVAPFVYSDNTCQFCREGLHTSCLHGGNWGAKGVDAGQGEVVRVPQADGTLVKLPHTEDDDLLASFLTLSDVFATGHHAAVKARVNERTTVTVIGDGAVGLSAVLAAKRLGAERIILMGRHRTRTDLGREFGATDVVAERGDEGIEKVRELTSGEGTHTVLECVGTKPAFEMGVGAVRPGGTVSRVGVPQYAEGPIGPSLFRRNITVTGGVAPARHYIPELLDDVVEGRYQPGKVFDRTIGLEEVPDGYRAMADREALKVLVKP
- a CDS encoding GMC family oxidoreductase, translated to MTASNTTTEDDFDYDVIVVGSGFGGSVAALRLTEKGYRVAVIEAGRRFADDEFAKTSWDLRRYVWAPQVGCFGIQRIHMLKDVMVLAGAGVGGGSLVYANTLYRPLKPFYVDPQWSHITDWESELGPHYDQASRMLGVVTNPSVTPSDVVMKGVAEDMGVADSYHPTPVGVYFGKPGERAEDPYFGGAGPARTGCTECGACMTGCRVGAKNTLVKNYLYLAEKDGAKVVPLTTVSAISPLNAGGYEVSIKKTGTTSRRFRHKLTAAHVVLAAGTWGTQNLLHGMRDTAKLPKLSPRLGELTRTNSEAIIGAARTSVDEERNFSRGVAITSSIHPDDNTHIEPVRYGKGSNAMSLLQTIATEGDSAVPRWRQAVNFMVKHPVQTVKLLNGYRWSERTVILLVMQSLDNSITTYTKRGLFGRRKYTSKQGHGEPNPSFIPAGHAANLRTAERIGGMAGGTWGEIFDIPLTAHFIGGAPIGTSPDNGVIDPYHRVFNYPGLSIVDGSAITANLGVNPSLTITAQAERAFSFWPNKGERDSRPAQDSPYARLEPIAPKNPAVPADAPAALRR